In Lolium perenne isolate Kyuss_39 chromosome 5, Kyuss_2.0, whole genome shotgun sequence, the sequence AGAATAACATTCACCTGGCCAAATGCATATGGGAAGGCTGAGTACATGCCGGCTGCTCTttcacggtaaaagacagtcctcTCCACAGCCACCACGGGTTGAACCGAACTACAGTTCATGACACCGATGAACAGTACTGCAGCATACATAGACCCCATGGCATTGAACAAGTCTTGTGCCTTTCTCCTGGATTAATAAGCTCACGAGATAAATAAAGTTCCCATGCATTGTGGCTGATTGCCTTATTTATAAAATGTTGCTTTTTCATGACTTACACTTTGCCACCAAGGTCCCAGAAGATGGTGCCGAAGAGAACAGCAATGATGGTTGTGAAAATGAACCTAATAGCATTGTAAGGAGGGTTCCTCCAGTATGACTTGTTCTGCTTCCACAGGCAAGCCACACATTGTTTGATCGACGACTGTGAGTACTGCCTAGGGAAATACAGGTCACTTGAACCCGGCGCAGGTTGGCTTAGTTCCTTTATCAAAGCCTTGTTCTTCCTGCAAAATGAAAGATACCAATATTACATCTGTCATTGAGAAAAATATGCTTTGTAGAAAGGATAATTGGCATAAATCTCTGAGTTCCAAGTCAAAGAGCACTAGTGAAGTATAGCACAACTGGTAGTCATTCAATTTGGTGTGATATATATGGTCTACTGGAGTTGCAGCGGGGCGCAAAGCTGTTGGAGCAAGTCGCATCTGAAGTATTCAGGGACAGGAGGCGCTGGGTGCCGTGGATTCCATGACTAGGATATTGAGAAGCTTAGAGGAAGAAGTAATGAAAAACAAATGGAAAAAGAAGACTAGAAAGGATGAAAAATGGCGGAAAAGCTGCTGCGAAAAGACTTCCAGGGGCTGCCTACGAATGTTTGCGAGCACTCTTACTACTTCATCACAGGGGCTCAACTTCAAAAAAGACCTGATCTTTGTGTAAGAGAGTGATCCTTAGGAAAGTGTCCCTAGTTAGGTTTCATTCCTCTTTTGCTGATCATCTTTTTAGTATTCCCTCTTGATGATGTTGCCGTATGAGGCGGAACAAAAAAGAATATGGTGGTTGCTTTGTGGAGGCGGAAAACTTTGTAGACTTGGATTCTTTAATGGAAATCGGGAGACCCTTAAttcaaaaaaatatatatatatatatatggtctACTCGTATGCAGAGTTACCTGTGGTAAACTTCTAATAATTTGAACTACGGTTAAATTGTGTTCTGTTTACCACAAGTATTCTAACTTACTTTACCTATATAGCATACTTACAAAACTTTGTTTGCTCAACCATCTCTGGTGATTCCAAATGACAAAGTGATCAGTAGGATCCTTTTCGAAATAAAATGTTTAGTAGAATGGTAAGTAAGGAACTCACTGGTAAAGTTCAGAATTCTTGTATATGTTGCTGAAATCAACACCTAGCATCTGTTCTTGACCGACTGTTGTCACTTCTAACATCCATGTTGCCGGATTGTAGCCACCTTTAATTTTACTGACTCCTTGAATCCCCTGAAGAATACAAAACCATAGACTTATCAATATTAGTAAGAAAGCTGAATTGACGTATTCTCAGATTCATGTAGTATCAGTTTACCTCATAGTACTTGATTAACTCGCAAGAGTGATGGCCCAACGGACCAGCATAGATCTCTTCTCCACCTCGCTTCATCAAGAGAAGCTGCAAACATTGATTAGACAGTTTAGACCTCACGACATAGTTGATCATTAAACAGCCAGCAAAAATCAAGCAGAATTCATTATTTAGCCCAGTTATCCACAGCTTTTTTTCTTTTCCTGAAAAGGGTATACTACAGAGTAGTTGGTAGAAATCTGATATGTCAAATATCACTCACCTCATCAAATGCTTCAAATATGTCAATGCTAGGTTGATGAATCGTGCAGACGACAGTTCTACCAGTATCAACGGTGTTCCTCACTGTCCTCATCACGATTGCAGCTGCTCGGGCATCAAGTCCGGAGGTTGGCTCATCCATGAAGATGATAGAAGGATTAGCAACGAGCTCCACAGCAATGGTCAGCCTCTTCCTCTGCTCAGTCGACAGACCATTCACTCCAGGTAGACCAACCAATGCATCTCTCAGAGGTTTGAGCTCCACAAGCTCCATCACCTCATCGATGAACATCTGCATACATAGAATAGGGGTAAGAAATTATCTGTTGGGTATTGACCAAAAATAATTATAGCTATTATGTTTGACTGACCTTTCTTTTATTTGAATCTACATCCTCCGGAAGACGGAGCCATGCTGAAAAAAGCAGAGACTCGTAGACGGTGACATGCGGAGAGTGGATATCGTTCTGTTCGCAGTATCCTGATACACGCGCAaaggtttcttgtttctttggatATCCTGAAATGCTTATGTTTCCTTCAATGTACCCCGTTGTCTTTCTCCCCGCCAACACATCCATCAGAGTAGTCTTGCCAGCACCACTAATACCCATCAGTGCAGTTAGTACGCCTGGCCTGAAAGATCCACTAACACCTTTGAGTAGCTCCAATCGGTCTTCTACTACTCCTTGTTCTTTCATTTCCTGAAACGAATTTCATACGCAAGGTTACAAACTAACGAAAATAACTGGTGATGATTATTCAACACAAGCATTCTTATATCAATTACCGGTGGCATGTCAACAGAGTATCTGATGTTATCAAACACGAGTGAAAGCGGGATAAATGGAAGCACCATTCCCCTTCCCACTGGTCTAGTATCCTCTGAAACAACTGGCGTTGGCCCATGACTGCTAAGTGAATCCAAGTGATCATTGTTCATAACCTCACCATAAATATTGGCATGCTTTTCCTTTAGCTCAACTTCAGATATCGATGGACGTGAGTTACCATATGCTGAAAAACcgcaggaagaaactattcttagGATGGATTACATCACAAATCCAATGAAAAATTGAGCACAATACTAATAATGGGTGTACTGACTCTTAAGGTATGTAAGGGCAAGAGTGAAGAGAGCGTTGAATAACAAGGTGAATCCGAGCAATGCACCCAAACCAATCCAGTACCACCTCGCTTCTGGGAACACTCCACGCGACTTGAGGATTTGCACACCGAGAGTCTCGTTAGAGGTGGTGCTATCCAAGATTTTGTCCCAGCTGTGACCCAAGAACTCATTCACTGAGATGGCATTTTGCGCGTACATTAGTGGGGATATCCAATAGCCCCAAATCCACCATTTCTTCACTTGTTCTGCAGGTTCAAAGAGAACGAAGACTTAGATATGAAATAGGTGCATTATCAAGGACTACTGGGCCAAGAGGATGAGCATTTACCTCTTACTAGAATGAACCCGCCCAAAACCATAAAAATTAGAACGACAAATGGTCCAAAGAAATTTGCAACGGTCATGTTCCTCGCTGCCCCGGCGATGAATCGAAAGAGTGACTCTGACATCTGACTGACTGCTAACATAAGCAGATAATTCTTGAAGAACCTGGTAACCACAAGTACCCTCAGAACATTATAGAGCAGTATCAAATTAAATAGGATAGTGACGATACACCGTTGTTAAACAAAATAGATTGCCGCCAAATCTCACCTGCCTACATTTGGGTCAAACCCCATGACATAGTACGTTATGAAAACATAGCCACCGACCTCAACAAATGTTATTGGGATCTTGAGGATCCATGAGGGTATTGCGTAGGCCCATGCTGGGTAGAAAAGAAGGTCCCTCTGCTTGAAGAACACAGGCAGCTTAAAGAGAGTGAGTGCAAGCTCAGAAAAGCCATTGAACATGATCATGAGCACACCAAAGAAGAGTGCCCCCATGTAGATGCCCCCATCAGCCACGGAGTCGTGCTTCATATTCGTACGGAAGAAGAGCGTCATTACAATACATGAATTGAGGATCAGCTGTAATGTTAGAACACCGAGGAGTCCGTTATGCCAATGTTGGTTTTAGATCCATCTTACACCAAACAATATATGTGTTCGTATTAATTTGTATTTTACCTGGAAGATTCTGAACACATATATAAAAGCGTTCCTCTTCATGAGGAGGATCTCCCTGTCAATGTTCACCTTTAGAAGCTCCCTACCACTCACACCATACCTCGCGGTTGTCAAAGCTGCTGGATGACTCGTGCTCTTGTCGAATGGCACAGCGAGCTCATTTCTTATAGCTCTCCCTACGTGGAATGACTGGAACGCACGCACAATGtccgaaaccggcatgaaacggtAGGGCTCATTGCGCCGCTCCCAATATTGCTTTTGATCTTTCTTGGAAGTGACCTGTCCAGTATTTGCACAGATGTCCGTTTATCAATAAAAATAGCCACGTGTACAGACGTAAGAAGGTGGTGCTCATGCCAATGTAGGTACCTCTTGCAAGAAGTCAGCGACGCCCTTCCTCTCAGGACACTTGAACCCCACAGACTCGAAGAATTCAAGCACATCCTCACGAGGGCCCTGGTACACGATCTGTCCAtctgagaggaggatgatatcgtCGAATAAGTTGTACGTTTCAGGGGCTGGCTGCAGCAGAGAGATGACGGCTGTGCCACCAAGGATGTGGACAGACTGCCTGAGCGAGTTCACAATCTGGAAGGTAGTGGAGCTATCAAGGCCATTTGAGATCTCGTCCATGAAGAGTGCCTTGGCTGGCCCAACCAGCATCTCACCTAGAGAAAAAAAAATCGATGTAGAAGTATAAACATTAATAGTTTATTAACATTTGACTTTCATGATATTACATGGAGCTGGAATCCTATCTATTTTACCAGTTGTAACACGCTTCCGTTGTCCACCCGAGATGCCCCTCAGCATCTCATCTCCTACCATCGTGTCTGCACACATCTCTAGTCCTAATATCTGCACCGAGTAGTAATGTAAGAAATGATGAACAAGATATATTTTAAGTAATTCAGTCTAAAGGTACTCGCAACTGTAGCTCAAAGCTGCAGGCACCTTCAGTATATAGTCTGTATTCACATTGGCCTCCAGTCCACCCATTGAAGATGCCTAGCCAAGATGAGCAGGAAAGTTTCAAATCCTCAGTTCAAATTTAACTAACGAAGTGACCCAGCCATTTGCATGTATAGAGACAGATGGCTTAATTTTAACAGTCTCTATTGTATCAAACAGAAGATGCATGCATAGTATTAAGAATAATAGAACTATGAAGGCAAATGCGTAAAGAACAAAATGATACTAAATCTATTTGACCAATTTAGTTACTTTCTGATATGTTACTCGTTTGCCTCAATATATGTTTATATGCTTTTTCGATAGATTTTTTTTACACAAAAATGGATACCAAAGGAGGAACACCTTATTACGATCATTCCAGAACACATTTATATGAACCTTTCATTCAAAACTTAAATAAAAAAACTGATGCTCATATCACCAATAATTTCCTACACCGTCCGCATAATTATTGATATTGTAGTTACAGCACTCAGGTACCGTACTTTCAAGCATCAGGAGTTGAGAATGCAACCGTACATGTCCGTATTGATCCTAAtttactatgttgtgtatgttctaCAGTCTACACAACAGATGCAGTTTAACATAATTATTGATCATTGTTAAAGCATTCTCTATCCATTGCTCTCACCATAGCTTTTCTTTCCGTTCACGGATCATGTTAAATTATTTAGCACAATAAAATTGATTTCTGATTTTATTTGTTGCCTCCAACATCTAAGGTTCGTGTGTGTCTACCCCAACAGTATGTTTCTTCTTTCTTACGATACACTCATCACAACTTGTATCTCATTGGCATACTCCCTCCATTTCACAATAATCTACATTCTACATTAAATTTTTATTCCACCATAATCTACATTTTAGGTTTTAGTCAGTGATTGCATTCTTGATAATcaacagaaacacagaaaagaAGAAAACTTGCTCTCCCTCTCTATTGGATGTCATTAATTTTAATGTAGCTTCGATTATTTTTACATATCTAAGTAGTACTATTAAATGACTTCTAATTTGTCTTCAAATTTGTAGAATGTAGATTATATTGAAACAAAGGGAGTACGTCAGTCTAGTATCGGCGTTtcgattcttcttctccatcactTTATGCTGTAACTATGCATGTACTTACAGTTTTCCCATGTTACCACTTTCTCATAGCTTCATGTCAGAGTGAGCTATGATGACAACAAAAAGTTCACGAATTCTTTTGTTCTTCTTCACTCAATTCATGTCGATTGCCTTTATTATACTGTGGCGGCATACATCTTATAGATGCATCGCTACATCTTGCAGATTTTTGGAACAAAATTAAGTTGATACACTAATTTAGAGTTCTATTCCACTTTCCAGTTTTATTTCAGCTAAAATGGTTGTGTACATCATTTTTTGATGCTGAACTAATCTACATCATCTATCATTGTCTTGTCAGGATAAGCGGTTAAATTTGTTTCCTTTTCTCGAAATTCATAACATGTTATGATACAGCTTAGCCCAATAGTACTAGCTAGATTGGCCATTCTATTCTATATATTTAATATAATTATATCTCGTCAACATAAATGGTTTATTGTTTTAATTGTATCACGAAAACCGAACTGATGAATCGGCAGAATCTTCTTGATTTACTACTTTGGATTTGCAAATTTTACGTACCTTCATAAACGCATCGATATCAGCGTCAGGCTTGATATTTGCTGCCTTCTCTCGCCTCGCCAACTCTGTCAGCATATCTAACCACATAGCAAAAATGGAACTTGTCAGGGACCAAGCATAAGGGTGGGGCTCGCCCCGTCCAAAGATTTAAGCCCATCAATGAATAAAGAAAATATAAAAAGTCCCAGCTATACAGATCACAATACTTCCCCCCAAATAAGTGTCGCAACTTTGCCTAGATCCGAAAGATGCATTCGCATCTAGACAAAGTTGCGATGATTATTTTGGAACCTCAGGGAGTATATCTCAAGCAAACCCCGCAGAAATGAATTCAGTGCATGGCAGAGGGTGGCGGGTCTAGGATTCGAGCAAACCCCAGGCCAAAAGTAAATACTGAAACATCAATTCGTTCGATTTGTGGAGGTGGAGTTGCTTTTTTTTATTTATTATGTTTTTCCACTGATTTATAAAATATGTCCATCTACAAATGAAAATTGAGACCACAATGTATGAAATCAAGGTTCACTTAATGAGTATCCAAAACTTACAGAAAATTAAAACTGAAGACATTATTACGTTAACTCCTGTTGGGTAGGAGCGAGCAAGGGCAAGGCAGGGGATTGGTGCTTGGtggcggcgcgcgtggccgaGGCGGGCGGGCCGCGGGGGCGATGGTGGGGAAAGCGCCGCTGGGCGCGGAGAACAGCGGCGTGCGCCGGAGCCGCGCGACAGCGGGAGCCGGGAGCCATGCTGGCTTACTGCGGTGAGGCAGACGGGGTTGCCGGCGACGTACTATGGcgcggcggcgcaaggaggcagtTGGAAGTTACAGTGGAGAGGCCTCGTTTATGGGCTTAACAAAAGCAGTTCATGGGCTGCTACTGGGCTGTGTAACCAGGCCCAGAATCCAAGTAAACTGGGTCTACGCTACGTACCATAGCGAGTGCCAACGCCCTGGCAGCGCGCGGAGAAGGCGAGCGTCTCCCGGACGGTCATCCCGCCGATGTGGAGGTCGTCCTGGCTGATGTACGCCGCCGTCCTCTCCGGCACGAACTCCTCCAGCCCGTGCCCGTTGTAGGTGACGTTGCCGGAGACCATGAGGTCCTTGTCGAGCCTCCCCGCCAACGCCAGCAGCAGCGTGGTCTTCCCCGACCCCGGCGGGCCCAGCAGCAGCGTCATCCTGCGCGGCCTGATGATGCCGCTCACGTCGTGGAGGATCGGCATGGTTCGCTTCCTGCTCGGGAGCACCCCCAGCACGTTCCCGGCCTCCTCCAGCGCGTTCGTGATGGAGTTGAGCACGGTGGGCAGCGCGCTGTCGCCCACGCgcacctccgcctccgccaccACGTGCTCGAACCGCACCTCGATCGTCGGCGTCTCGATCCCAACCCTGCATGCGCAAGCAAGCAAACAAACCAGACCAAACCAACAATCAGTCGACGCAGCGCGCGATAGAGCAGCTGATTAGCTGCATGCTAGGCTAGCACGCAACGCAACGCACCGCTCGAGGCGGTCCTTGAGCTTGAGCAGGAACCGCTCGTTGTCCTCGTCGGCGACGCGCACCAGCCGGTCGATGAGCGCGCGCCGCTCGCGCGGGCAGAGGCCGTGCACGTCCACTACCCCCTTCCTCGCGGCCGCGAGGGGCTCGTCATCGCCTCCGCCGCCGTCGAGGAACGGGAGGATGGCGCGCCGGATGCGGTCGTAGGTGGGCAGCTTCTCGAGCGCGGCCCATCGCAGcagctcctcctcgtcctcgtcctcccgcCGCGACCGCGAGAACATGTCGTCCCCGCGCCGCCAGATGGACCGGCTGCCCTGCTGCCGCATGCTCGCCACCTTCTGGATGTTCGCCGTCGCGTCCATCCTTCTCGCGTGAAGCTGGCCACAGCAGCACCACGTCCTCCTCCTCGCGCGCGCGAAGCTGGCTAGGTATAGCTAGCGACAATGCCTAGCCCAGCGGAAGAAAACATAATTCTTCGTCTAAGTCTAACTGTTGCACACAATGAAATTCCCCCGCGTTCACTTATTATTGCATCATAATTGTGCATCTTTTCAACTGCGTGTGCCCACGATGTATAagctggcctactcctacaagccacaccacaccacaccttctgtttattatttatataaaACTGAGTTAGTTTAGCTGAAACTATTAGGCTTTGTACTTGTATAAGTACACCACCAATCAAAACAACTAGAGCAAGAATAGCTTTTTTGGGTCATAGCTGTATATAATAAACCCTATTAAGAAAATGCATTTTAAAAATATCAAAAGATTTTCAAATAAAATTTCTGATGTGCATCCAAACATTCTATGTCTGCACACAAATTTTCTTGGAAAAGGAATATTTTAGGTGGCTTttataaaaaagacaaaaaagtAGACTGACAACTCATATTGGAGCATTAAAATTTTCCCTTTTTACATGGGACATAAAAAATGTTCTCCCCCGCCCCCCTCCAAAATATTATGTGCGAACATAGAATGTCTGTACATATGGAATTTTATGTCAGATTCTTCTGATATTTCAAATAAGTTTTCACTCAATAGATTGATATGCACCTGTTATCTGAATTGGATTTCCGTAGTACAACGGCCTTTTTTGCGTGTGCGAAAGTACCGCAAAAATATCACTGAAGCGAAACTTCACCCCCATTTCTGACAATGTAGCAAGAGGTGGTTGCGCGTCCCCGCCTTGCCAACCAGGGAATGCCGGTGGCGGCGAAGGTGGGGGCGGTGGATGAGAGGGTGGGTTATGGAGGTGAGGGTTTCATGAGTCACATGAGGGTGACGGATTTACAAGAGACGTGTTATTCTCTATAGCCCTCAATTTGATATATAGGTTATATTATATAATGATATAATACTCACTCATGTTATTACAATCCATATACTCGAAAAGTGGTTGTGGCTCCTGAGCTACACTGAGCTCCGTTTTTTTTAAATGTAAATTTTGTTCTAAAAATATTCTGAAAATATACATGTTTAGTATCTACGGCCAAATCTTCATCAGAAATTATTTTCATATATGGCTTGCACAAAAAAACCACGATTTTGTGAATTGTGTGTAGCAAAAAAATAGAACGTATTATTTGGCATCACTATGCAGACATGTGGATAAATAGTTTTATATTTTTTAGAAAACATTAAAATACAgtatcatttttctatttttgaaAATTCTAAGTTCAGCGGAGCTTGGGGTCACAAAATCTGCACTGAACTCCGAGGGTAATCTAACTCTGAATGTTAGAGGAGCTGTATTGGTTATAGTAACATCCTATATATTATGGGACAGAAAAAGTACATAATACAATGATAATGTTGTGGATGGTCTGGTTCATCCGAAATTAAATCATGCCTGACAAGCCTATAATTCCTGTTCAAGTGTCGCACGGCGGACAGGTTTCATCAGTGCTCCGTTGATTCAGTCATACTTCCTCGCCACCACCAGCCTGAAGAGATTGTGAAAGGAAAAAATGTAATCGAGTCCCAAGGTTAAGAATATTTACTATTTAGGCATATGAAGAGCAGCTCCTGCGCGATGGAAGCCTCTGTCAGAGGGTAATCTAACTCTGAATGTTTTGTTTGCGAATGTATCTAACTCTGAATGTTGATGGTTCCCTTGTGCCAGTCGACAGTTCAGCACGAGCAGGGATAATTGTCCGTGACCATCAGAGTCAGGTGGTCTTCGCGGCTTGCTGGTTGCTGGAGTCAGGTGGTCTTCGGCATGGGAAGAAGGTATCCACCTGGCGCTGCACTCGTCGTCGAAACCCTTCACGCTATACTCTGCCTACCATACGGCAGTTTCTAACTGAAGATCGTTGTATCCAAATTCAGAAGATTATTATTAGTAGAACTCACCGCCACCCCAAATTCAGAATATATTTGAAGATTCGATTTTATTCTGTACAGAAAATATCCTGTACATATCCGGACCCTCACCTACCAACCGGACGGTGAGTCGTGATTTTGACGGAAAGATTCCTCTacacatcctcgacatcgatccaaTTCAAGGTCAACGATTCTGTTGCCCAGCGACGTTAAGTTGGGTTTTTTAGTGGAGAACAATTCTCTGCATGCACCTACATACTCACGGATCGTCTGATGGGAGAACAATCTTCGATCATGGGCAGCACGCTGGATCGTGGGTACCATGCATTCTGTGCAGAGAAGGACGTGCAATATCTTGATTAACTTCCAACAGATCACTGACAGAAAATACTACTAGTACTACATAGTGATTAATAGTACTCACCAGAGAAGGAGTATAATAATGTTTCGTGCCAGTGCAACGGTCGTCTGGCCCAACAAACGTCGCTGAGTCGCGATTTTTCAATCCCCTCTCTACCTACATGCATACTGATTGATTCATTGTCTTAAGAAAACGGACTCACAGGAATCATGCTGGATCATGGGGATCATTCATCCAGACAAGAGCGTGCATGATCTTAATTAACTTCTAACAGAACACCAACAAAATAAATCCTAGTAATATAGCTACAAACCGTATATAGCGTTGTCATTCTGCCGGAGGGTGGCAACGAAAGGGAGGCACCGAGTGGCAGGTAAGCGACACAAaaatggagagggaggcaagcacATATATATAAATATTTCTATGCACCCAGTTCAGCAGTTGCGGACACTAACTGAGCCTAGCCGCGCGTTACAAAGGTCTTTTCGGTTCAGCGCGGTCTATTATGGTGTCTAGTTTCCTAAACATGTCCGCTCTGAGGGCACGCCCTCGGTGACACGGATGGAAACTGCACCCCTTGCCACGTATGTTAAAAGCAACACGGATACCACCTGTCAGTGACCAAAGCCGACACAGTTCCCTCTCCCGCCTCTATTTTGTGAAGCGCCTCCCCTCCCTTTGCTACCGATTTTGTTGGCTGTCTCGACAGAATAGTTCACATGTGCATGCTTCCACAACGCCTCCTGTCACCTAGCCAACCATTTCGCCGCCGGTTGGTCACCAAATCGGGCCAGAGCGCGACGACTACTCTGAGCGTCCACAATGCACGCAAAGTGTTCGGCCGTTTGTTTTGTAGGCGACGATGCTTGTGCTTCTTTCCTCTCTTGTCGGCATTGTTTTTATTAATGGTATCTTTTGCATAGTAGACATGGATAGCGATGATAATAGGACGATGTCACCTCCAGTGTTGAAGTTCAGAAGCACTTGTCGATCCTCGCTTTGTCTTCAAAAAATGCAAGCCGCGGAGCTGAAGAAGTGGTA encodes:
- the LOC127302946 gene encoding ABC transporter G family member 36, with product MDATANIQKVASMRQQGSRSIWRRGDDMFSRSRREDEDEEELLRWAALEKLPTYDRIRRAILPFLDGGGGDDEPLAAARKGVVDVHGLCPRERRALIDRLVRVADEDNERFLLKLKDRLERVGIETPTIEVRFEHVVAEAEVRVGDSALPTVLNSITNALEEAGNVLGVLPSRKRTMPILHDVSGIIRPRRMTLLLGPPGSGKTTLLLALAGRLDKDLMVSGNVTYNGHGLEEFVPERTAAYISQDDLHIGGMTVRETLAFSARCQGVGTRYDMLTELARREKAANIKPDADIDAFMKASSMGGLEANVNTDYILKILGLEMCADTMVGDEMLRGISGGQRKRVTTGEMLVGPAKALFMDEISNGLDSSTTFQIVNSLRQSVHILGGTAVISLLQPAPETYNLFDDIILLSDGQIVYQGPREDVLEFFESVGFKCPERKGVADFLQEVTSKKDQKQYWERRNEPYRFMPVSDIVRAFQSFHVGRAIRNELAVPFDKSTSHPAALTTARYGVSGRELLKVNIDREILLMKRNAFIYVFRIFQLILNSCIVMTLFFRTNMKHDSVADGGIYMGALFFGVLMIMFNGFSELALTLFKLPVFFKQRDLLFYPAWAYAIPSWILKIPITFVEVGGYVFITYYVMGFDPNVGRFFKNYLLMLAVSQMSESLFRFIAGAARNMTVANFFGPFVVLIFMVLGGFILVREQVKKWWIWGYWISPLMYAQNAISVNEFLGHSWDKILDSTTSNETLGVQILKSRGVFPEARWYWIGLGALLGFTLLFNALFTLALTYLKTYGNSRPSISEVELKEKHANIYGEVMNNDHLDSLSSHGPTPVVSEDTRPVGRGMVLPFIPLSLVFDNIRYSVDMPPEMKEQGVVEDRLELLKGVSGSFRPGVLTALMGISGAGKTTLMDVLAGRKTTGYIEGNISISGYPKKQETFARVSGYCEQNDIHSPHVTVYESLLFSAWLRLPEDVDSNKRKMFIDEVMELVELKPLRDALVGLPGVNGLSTEQRKRLTIAVELVANPSIIFMDEPTSGLDARAAAIVMRTVRNTVDTGRTVVCTIHQPSIDIFEAFDELLLMKRGGEEIYAGPLGHHSCELIKYYEGIQGVSKIKGGYNPATWMLEVTTVGQEQMLGVDFSNIYKNSELYQKNKALIKELSQPAPGSSDLYFPRQYSQSSIKQCVACLWKQNKSYWRNPPYNAIRFIFTTIIAVLFGTIFWDLGGKVRKAQDLFNAMGSMYAAVLFIGVMNCSSVQPVVAVERTVFYRERAAGMYSAFPYAFGQVVIELPYTLVQATVYGVIVYSMIGFEWTAPKFFWYLFFMYFTLLYFSFYGMMVVGLTPHHHISSIVSSMFYAIWNLFSGFIIPRPKVPIWWRWYCWLCPVAWTLYGLVVSQFGDVMTPMDDGVLVKDFIEDYFDFKHSWLGYVAAVVVAFGVLFAFLFGFAIAKLNFQKR